In Oryza brachyantha chromosome 1, ObraRS2, whole genome shotgun sequence, the following are encoded in one genomic region:
- the LOC102711663 gene encoding peroxidase 27-like, whose protein sequence is MADAKAFYAILDASKEYLHIFTQVSCLTAATNSMATDGFNHFNIGTRSRRVEGWVLDVEKIFNSIVVDSVKTNCGKGAGLVRLLFHDCFVRRCDATVLLEKSEVNHQPEEDSGTNIGIQGMGVINTIKAALEDRCPNTVSCADIIAYAARDMADVYQEDCREGDLFVDLGLDLDNMTINGALDEACDPHDLSILTGRKNNTDIE, encoded by the exons ATGGCAGATGCTAAGGCATTTTATGCTATTCTTGATGCGTCAAAAGAATACCTCCACATTTTCACTCAAGTTTCATGTTTAACAGCTGCAACAAACTCAATGG CTACTGATGGTTTCAACCATTTCAACATTGGGACAAG GAGCCGGCGAGTTGAAGGTTGGGTACTGGACGTGGAAAAGATCTTCAACTCCATTGTTGTCGACTCCGTCAAGACCAACTGCGGCAAGGGTGCTGGTCTCGTCCGCCTCCTCTTCCATGACTGCTTTGTCAGG CGGTGTGATGCCACCGTGCTACTGGAGAAGAGCGAGGTGAACCATCAGCCGGAGGAGGACTCCGGCACCAACATCGGGATACAGGGCATGGGTGTGATCAACACCATCAAGGCGGCGCTGGAGGACCGATGCCCCAACACCGTGTCCTGCGCCGACATCATCGCGTACGCTGCGCGGGACATGGCCG ATGTCTACCAGGAAGATTGTCGGGAAGGTGATTTATTCGTAGACCTTGGGCTGGATCTGGATAATATGACAATTAATGGTGCCTTAGATGAGGCTTGTGATCCACATGATCTATCTATACTAACTGGCAGAAAGAACAATACCGATATAGAATAA